One part of the Aricia agestis chromosome Z, ilAriAges1.1, whole genome shotgun sequence genome encodes these proteins:
- the LOC121738787 gene encoding serine/threonine-protein kinase OSR1-like isoform X1 produces MKMEVRRKNCGYFNMEQVLEKDNLLSFGGFRNLRPDIMPPGLSGVFRQKPPGACDRRLSALSSYVRAACSLNTSPGSIGNLFSRKMATSANTLTPWPNSQEDYELRDVIGVGATAVVYSALCKPRNEKCAIKRINLEKWNTSMDELLKEIQAMSSCNHTNVVTYYTSFVVNDELWLVLRLLEGGSLLDVIKHKMRVTNCRHGVFDEATIATVLKEVLKGLEYFHSNGQIHRDIKAGNILLGEDGTVQIADFGVSAWLATGRDLSRQKVRHTFVGTPCWMAPEVMEQDHGYDFKADIWSFGITAIEMATGTAPYHKYPPMKVLMLTLQNDPPNLDTGADEKEQYKVYGKTFRKMIVDCLQKDPSKRPTATELLKHPFFKKAKDKKYLTQTLVAIGPSMETRVHKASKRQPGTSGRLHRTVTGEWVWSEEEDDDKAGSDEENDDRRPMNELQRADSSGSDNEDEPIATKSNQKQKEDPPVINLVLRLRNSGGELNDIRFDFITGKDTAAGIAGELVGAGLVDPRDSAPIATHLAELLANTAPTVTFPLNSAPTNEQFDDKTLIGFAQISIADS; encoded by the exons ATGAAGATGGAAGTGAGACGGAAGAACTGCGGCTACTTCAACATGGAACAAGTCCTAGAGAAGGACAACTTGTTGTCCTTTGGAGGCTTTCG GAACCTTCGTCCGGATATAATGCCTCCAGGGCTCAGTGGTGTCTTTCGTCag aaaCCACCCGGGGCATGCGATCGTCGATTATCTGCATTATCGTCATATGTGCGGGCCGCATGCTCTCTGAATACTTCGCCCGGTAGTATCGGAAATTTATTCTCACGCAAAATGGCGACCTCCGCAAATACATTAACTCCGTGGCCCAATAGCCAAGAAGATTATGAATTACGCGATGTTATCG gAGTCGGAGCCACGGCTGTTGTGTATTCTGCATTGTGCAAGCCAAGAAATGAAAAATGTGCCATTAAGAGAATTAACTTAGAAAAATGGAATACTTCCATGGACGAGTTATTAAAAGAAATACAG GCTATGTCGAGCTGCAACCATACAAATGTAGTGACATACTACACCAGTTTTGTTGTCAACGATGAGCTGTGGTTAGTCCTTAGGTTGTTAGAAg GAGGAAGCCTCTTAGATGTGATTAAACATAAGATGAGAGTAACAAACTGCAGGCACGGTGTTTTTGATGAGGCGACCATTGCTACCGTCTTAAAGGAAGTTTTGAAGGGCTTAGAATATTTCCACAGCAACGGTCAAATACACAG GGATATAAAGGCTGGCAACATATTACTAGGTGAGGATGGTACGGTGCAAATAGCGGACTTTGGTGTATCTGCCTGGCTGGCTACAGGCAGAGACCTGTCCAGGCAGAAGGTCAGGCACACATTTGTTGGAACCCCATGCTGGATGGCCCCGGAGGTCATGGaacag gACCATGGGTACGATTTCAAAGCAGACATCTGGTCGTTCGGGATAACAGCTATAGAGATGGCCACGGGCACCGCACCCTACCACAAATACCCACCTATGAAAGTGTTGATGTTGACACTACAGAATGATCCACCAAATTTAGATACAG gaGCTGATGAGAAAGAACAGTACAAAGTCTATGGGAAAACGTTTAGGAAAATGATCGTGGATTGTCTACAGAAGGACCCTTCGAAGCGGCCTACTGCCACTGAACTGTTAAAGCACCCCTTCTTCAAAAAGGCTAAAGATAAAAAGTACCTGACGCAAACGCTTGTTGCTATCGGACCTAGCATGGAGACTAGAGTTCATAAG GCGAGCAAACGGCAGCCAGGTACGTCCGGTAGACTTCACCGGACAGTGACTGGTGAGTGGGTTTGGAGCGAGGAGGAGGATGATGACAAAGCTGGCTCAGACGAGGAGAATGATGACCGGAGACCTATGAACGAGCTCCAGCGAGCAGACTCCAGCGGCAGTGATAATGAGGAT GAGCCTATTGCCACCAAGAGTAACCAAAAACAGAAAGAAGATCCACCTGTTATTAACTTGGTATTAAGATTAAg GAACTCTGGCGGCGAACTGAACGACATCCGCTTCGACTTCATAACCGGCAAGGACACGGCCGCCGGCATAGCGGGCGAGCTGGTCGGCGCGGGGCTGGTGGACCCGCGAGACTCCGCCCCCATAGCCACCCACTTGGCCGAGCTGCTGGCGAACACCGCCCCCACCGTCACCTTCCCCCTG aatTCAGCGCCGACAAACGAACAATTCGACGACAAAACATTGATAGGCTTCGCTCAGATATCTATAGCTGACTCCTAA
- the LOC121738787 gene encoding serine/threonine-protein kinase OSR1-like isoform X2 translates to MKMEVRRNNLLSFGGFRNLRPDIMPPGLSGVFRQKPPGACDRRLSALSSYVRAACSLNTSPGSIGNLFSRKMATSANTLTPWPNSQEDYELRDVIGVGATAVVYSALCKPRNEKCAIKRINLEKWNTSMDELLKEIQAMSSCNHTNVVTYYTSFVVNDELWLVLRLLEGGSLLDVIKHKMRVTNCRHGVFDEATIATVLKEVLKGLEYFHSNGQIHRDIKAGNILLGEDGTVQIADFGVSAWLATGRDLSRQKVRHTFVGTPCWMAPEVMEQDHGYDFKADIWSFGITAIEMATGTAPYHKYPPMKVLMLTLQNDPPNLDTGADEKEQYKVYGKTFRKMIVDCLQKDPSKRPTATELLKHPFFKKAKDKKYLTQTLVAIGPSMETRVHKASKRQPGTSGRLHRTVTGEWVWSEEEDDDKAGSDEENDDRRPMNELQRADSSGSDNEDEPIATKSNQKQKEDPPVINLVLRLRNSGGELNDIRFDFITGKDTAAGIAGELVGAGLVDPRDSAPIATHLAELLANTAPTVTFPLNSAPTNEQFDDKTLIGFAQISIADS, encoded by the exons ATGAAGATGGAAGTGAGACGGA ACAACTTGTTGTCCTTTGGAGGCTTTCG GAACCTTCGTCCGGATATAATGCCTCCAGGGCTCAGTGGTGTCTTTCGTCag aaaCCACCCGGGGCATGCGATCGTCGATTATCTGCATTATCGTCATATGTGCGGGCCGCATGCTCTCTGAATACTTCGCCCGGTAGTATCGGAAATTTATTCTCACGCAAAATGGCGACCTCCGCAAATACATTAACTCCGTGGCCCAATAGCCAAGAAGATTATGAATTACGCGATGTTATCG gAGTCGGAGCCACGGCTGTTGTGTATTCTGCATTGTGCAAGCCAAGAAATGAAAAATGTGCCATTAAGAGAATTAACTTAGAAAAATGGAATACTTCCATGGACGAGTTATTAAAAGAAATACAG GCTATGTCGAGCTGCAACCATACAAATGTAGTGACATACTACACCAGTTTTGTTGTCAACGATGAGCTGTGGTTAGTCCTTAGGTTGTTAGAAg GAGGAAGCCTCTTAGATGTGATTAAACATAAGATGAGAGTAACAAACTGCAGGCACGGTGTTTTTGATGAGGCGACCATTGCTACCGTCTTAAAGGAAGTTTTGAAGGGCTTAGAATATTTCCACAGCAACGGTCAAATACACAG GGATATAAAGGCTGGCAACATATTACTAGGTGAGGATGGTACGGTGCAAATAGCGGACTTTGGTGTATCTGCCTGGCTGGCTACAGGCAGAGACCTGTCCAGGCAGAAGGTCAGGCACACATTTGTTGGAACCCCATGCTGGATGGCCCCGGAGGTCATGGaacag gACCATGGGTACGATTTCAAAGCAGACATCTGGTCGTTCGGGATAACAGCTATAGAGATGGCCACGGGCACCGCACCCTACCACAAATACCCACCTATGAAAGTGTTGATGTTGACACTACAGAATGATCCACCAAATTTAGATACAG gaGCTGATGAGAAAGAACAGTACAAAGTCTATGGGAAAACGTTTAGGAAAATGATCGTGGATTGTCTACAGAAGGACCCTTCGAAGCGGCCTACTGCCACTGAACTGTTAAAGCACCCCTTCTTCAAAAAGGCTAAAGATAAAAAGTACCTGACGCAAACGCTTGTTGCTATCGGACCTAGCATGGAGACTAGAGTTCATAAG GCGAGCAAACGGCAGCCAGGTACGTCCGGTAGACTTCACCGGACAGTGACTGGTGAGTGGGTTTGGAGCGAGGAGGAGGATGATGACAAAGCTGGCTCAGACGAGGAGAATGATGACCGGAGACCTATGAACGAGCTCCAGCGAGCAGACTCCAGCGGCAGTGATAATGAGGAT GAGCCTATTGCCACCAAGAGTAACCAAAAACAGAAAGAAGATCCACCTGTTATTAACTTGGTATTAAGATTAAg GAACTCTGGCGGCGAACTGAACGACATCCGCTTCGACTTCATAACCGGCAAGGACACGGCCGCCGGCATAGCGGGCGAGCTGGTCGGCGCGGGGCTGGTGGACCCGCGAGACTCCGCCCCCATAGCCACCCACTTGGCCGAGCTGCTGGCGAACACCGCCCCCACCGTCACCTTCCCCCTG aatTCAGCGCCGACAAACGAACAATTCGACGACAAAACATTGATAGGCTTCGCTCAGATATCTATAGCTGACTCCTAA